The Oncorhynchus tshawytscha isolate Ot180627B linkage group LG08, Otsh_v2.0, whole genome shotgun sequence genome window below encodes:
- the calm1a gene encoding calmodulin-1, whose translation MADQLTEEQIAEFKEAFSLFDKDGDGTITTKELGTVMRSLGQNPTEAELQDMINEVDADGNGTIDFPEFLTMMARKMKDTDSEEEIREAFRVFDKDGNGYISAAELRHVMTNLGEKLTDEEVDEMIREADIDGDGQVNYEEFVQMMTAK comes from the exons ATG GCTGACCAACTAACAGAGGAGCAGATTGCCG AGTTCAAGGAGGCATTCTCCTTGTTCGATAAGGACGGCGATGGCACCATCACAACCAAAGAGCTGGGCACTGTGATGAGGTCGCTGGGACAGAACCCCACAGAGGCTGAGTTGCAGGACATGATCAACGAGGTCGATGCTGATG gcAATGGAACCATTGACTTCCCAGAGTTCCTTACAATGATGGCCAGGAAAATGAAGGACACAGACAGCGAGGAGGAGATTCGCGAGGCGTTCCGGGTATTCGACAAG GATGGGAATGGTTACATTAGTGCAGCAGAGCTCCGTCATGTCATGACAAACCTGGGAGAGAAGTTAACAGACGAGGAGGTCGATGAGATGATCAGAGAAGCCGACATCGACGGAGACGGACAGGTCAACTATGAAG AATTTGTACAAATGATGACAGCAAAATGA